In Nostoc edaphicum CCNP1411, the sequence AGACGCTGCGCGTAGCTTGCTTCTCTGTAAGAGTACGCGGACTCGCTAACGCTGCGCTATCAGTGGGGGCTTGTACCCCAAATTAATTAATTAAAAATTAAGAATAATAATTTTTAATTAAAAAAAGGTCAAGGGTATAGCCATTTTCAATCCGGTGAGGTGCAGGTATGCAAATAGAATGCGACAAATAAACCATCTTGTAGAGACGCGATTCATCGCGTCTTCACCCAAGGATGTGTTGCAATTATTAATTGAATTGGTATGAGGTCAAATTTGGGAATACTTAATCCAGTAGGCGTGAGGATGGAACGGTGGTAGAAGAAGGTGCATATTGGCTAGCTTGGGCACAAATTTCTGGAATTGGCCCAGTATTATTGCGACGGCTGCAACAGCATTTTGGTACGCTGGCAACAGCTTGGAACGCTACCAAGGCACAATTGGGAGAAGTGGAAGGTTTTGGTTTGCAAACATTAGAAAAAGTAGTACAACAGCGATCGCGTTTGCAACCAGAACAACTATTCACCAAGCACCAGCAGGAAAACTCTCATTTCTGGACACCAGCAGATGCAGATTATCCCCGCTTACTGCTGGAAACTCCAAGTCCGCCGCCGATTTTGTACTATCGCGGTGAAGTCGAACTCCAAGAAAATCTCGGACAAAAACCGCTGGTTGGAATTGTTGGAACACGCCAACCCTCAGAATACGGTATCCGTTGGACTCGCCAAATTAGCACAGCTTTGGCTAAAAATGGCTTTACAGTTGTTTCTGGAATGGCAGAGGGAATTGACACAGAAAGCCACAGCGCTGCTATGAAAGCAGGCGGACGCACGATCGCAGTTTTGGGAACTGGTGTAGATGTGATCTATCCACATAAAAATCGGGATTTGTACCAGCAAATTTTGACAGCGGGGTTAGTCGTGAGTGAGTACCCGACAAAAACCCCACCCGATCGCACGCACTTTCCCCGTCGTAATAGAATTATTGCAGGTTTAAGCCGCGCCATCTTGGTCATGGAAGCGCCGTTAAAATCTGGTGCCTTAATAACAGCCACATACGCAAATGAATTTGGTAGAGATGTCTATGCGTTACCTGGAAGACTTGATGATTACCCCTCGCAAGGGTGCTTAAAGTTACTGAGTCAGGGAGCTTCTTTCATTCTTAAGGAACTAGATGAACTGTTAACAATGCTAGGAGCAATACCACAACTTGATGGAGTCGAGGTTTCCACAACACCAGAACAGTTAAGTTTGCCAACTTTATCACCAGAACTACAAAGGGTAATGGATGCGATCGCAAGTGAAGCTTTACCCTTCGATTTTATTGTCCAACAAACCAGTATGGCTGCTGGCTCAGTTTCCAGTGCTTTGTTACAGCTGGAACTTATGGGTTTCGTTTCGCAACTACCAGGAATGCGCTATCAAAAAAGTTAAGAGTTAAAAAACAACATTTTCCAAGTATCGCTCTTGAGGAAAACTTTGCGATTTACTGAATGTACGTCTTTGGTAACATCTTTGTAGCAGAAATTTCGTTAACTTGTATAAATCATACTTATAACCGATGGCAAACAGGACACAAAACTGATGAAATAAGGTTAGTCTTGCGAATTTGGAGTAATGACAGACAGCGTTTTAATTCTTGGTGGACGAGGGCGGATTGGTAGCAGTGTTGCTCAGGATCTAGCTACCCATACGCAGGCAAAAATTACAATTACTGGACGTTCTGCGGAGTTTGGAAGGGCTGTTAGCTTGTCTTCGGGAGGACAAGTACAGTTTTTGATATTGGACTTAGTAGAAGTTGACAAGCTGCGAGATGCGATCGCAAACTCTAACTTAGTCATCCATTGTGCTGGTCCATTTCACTATCGAGATACTAATGTTCTCGAAACCTGTATTGCTCAAGGCGTTAATTATCTAGATGTCAGCGATCATCGCTCCTATACCAGCAAGGCTCTCAGTTATCATGAACAAGCTGCTGCTGCTGGTGTGACAGCAATTATTAATACTGGTATTTTCCCTGGTATTTCTAATAGCATGGTACGTCAGGGAGTTGAACAATTTGATCAACCAGAAAAGATCCATTTAAGTTATTTAGTTTCTGGTTCTGGCGGTGCTGGCATTACAGTGATGCGGACAACTTTTCTAGGGTTGCAGTATCCTTTTGAGGCTTGGATAGATGGAAAATGGGAAATAGTCAAGCCTTACAGTGAAAGGGAAGTAGTTGAGTTTCCATCCCCATATAGACGTAGCGGAGTTTACTGGTTTGATATGCCAGAAACCTTTACACTGCCCCATGCTTTCCCATCAGTAAAAACTGTAATTACTAAGTTTGGCTCTGTTCCCGATTTTTACAATCATCTAACTTGGATTGCAGCACACATTTTTCCCAAGTGGTTAATGCAGCGACGTTACATGATTGAATTTCTGTCTCATGTCAGCCATTCAATGACAGATGTCACTAATAATTTTAGTGGAATTGGTGTAGCAGTTCGTTCAGAAGTTACAGGGCAAAAAAATGGTAAAACTGCTGTTTATTGTTCAACTATAGTGCATGAAAATACAGCGATGGCTTCTGGTTGCGGTACAGGTAGTATTGCCCAATTATTGCTAGAAGGCAAACTCAATAAACCAGGTGTTTTTGCTGTGGAAGAAGCACTACCAACAAATTTATTTGAAGAGGCAATGCAAAGCCGAGGCATTAAAATTAATTACAGTTGGTTATAGCTTAATACGCTCCGATTAAGAAAAATAGTAGGTTGGGTTGAGCAATAGCGAAACCCAACTTACGCAGCTTAAGGTTTTCATGCCTAACTGAACCGTATTGGTGTAAAATCCCACTAAACTAAAATAAAGGAACTATAACTAAAAATTAATATATCCTGCGGTAGAAGTAATAACTGTACTCAAACATTTAGTATGCCTGTGAGTCTTGAGTATCGAATCTATTTATACACTAAAAAGACTCATAAAATAAAATAGGAGAATTTCTCAATGCAAAAAATTGTATTAACTTTCAAACAAGCATTTTCTAGTATTTTGGTTGTTGGCTTGATGGTTTTCATCAGCTTGTCAGGTTCATTTATTGTCGGTCAGCAAGCTAGTCATGCAACTACTCTTGAAGAATTGAAGCTAATACCTCCAGACTACAAACCAAATTCTGAAGAAAAAGTTAATCGTGCTTATGAATATGACCCAGGTGTTGGCGTTCGAGAAGAAGATCGACAAAAAGCTTATGAGCAAGCAAAAAAAGATTCAACCAACCTTAATACTATTGAGAAGGCTTACGAAAGGAATTTGAAGGCTGAGAAAGAACAAAATCCTCCAGAAAGTTTTGGTGAAAAAGCGAAAGAAGTGATTGAAAAAGTGACAGGTAAATAGTTAATAAAATTAAATTGTCGGTTGTGTAATCGCCGATAGTAGGCCACATAAATGTAGGGTGTGTTATTGGCATAACACACCCTACATTTATGAAGTGGTTTTTGTTTGATTGGAAAGATTGCGCTCATACCACTGCATTAATGGAGTTGCACTAATTCCATGCACAATCACAGAGACTACAATCGTAGTATAAGTTATCCAAGCAATTTTTTCGGCAGCCTCACCTTTTAAGCCATGACCAAAGGCATAGGCGAGATAGTATAAAGAGCCAACACCGCGAATCCCAAACCATCCAAATAACAAACGAGTTCCTGGATGCATACTTCTACGGCGTGATTCTAGAGGGCTTTTACCGATTGTGCTAATCCAAACTCCTAAAGGTCTGATGATCAAAAATAATGAAATTATCACTATCAAAGATTGCACAGCATAATTGAGCATTGGTTGCAATAATAATATTGAACCCAACAGTAAAATTGTTCCAACTTCTAGCAGCTTTTCAAGTCGTTCTATAAATTCTAATTGTGCTAGCGGTTTTTCAGGATTTTTGTAACTGCGTTGAACGACTAACCCAGCTACAAATACTGCCAGAAATCCATAGCCATTAACTACTTCTGTTAATGAATAAGTTAGCAAAATTATGCTGATGGCAATAAAATCTTCCATTATTTTATCGGAAGGGAGACGCTTTTGAATTTTTTCGTCAATCCAAACTATTGGTTTAGCAACAGCAATTCCCATAATAATACCAACTGCGATCGCCCAAATTAAATCAACCGTAATCCACTGTTTAAACCAGTTACTCCAGTTATCATCTTCTAACGCATGAATGCCAAAATAAACGAAGGGAAAAGCTAAAGCATCATTTAACCCACCTTCAGAAGTTAAACCAAATCTCAATTCATCTTGGTCGCTTGTATTGGTCAGTTGTACTTCTGATGCTAAGACTGGATCTGTTGGTGCGAGAATTGCTCCTAATAAAATTGCTTCTCCCCAATTCATTCCTAAAAACAATTTACCTACACCAGCCAAAGCAAAAATTGAAATTGGCATCAGAAAGACAATCAATCGCACCGTAATATCCCAAACCTTTAACCTTAATGGGCGAACAATTTTTAAGCCGCAGCTAAATACAGAAATAATTACTACAAGTTCTGTTATTTTCTCTAGTAATTCGGCGTTGAAAGCTTCATCTTGACGTAATTGAATTAGACCTAAACTATAAGGGCCTAGAAAAATGCCAACAAGTAGGTAGATAATTGCAAAAGAAAGAGGTAAGCGAGCAATTAAACCTGACGCTAATGTGACTATCAACAAAAGTAGACCAATCACAAATAGGTCAATAATATAGATATCTACCATATAGCGATTTATATAAAAATTAGGCGTTGCTTTGTAAGCTTAGTTGCAATAGCTTTTTATTAGGAATTACCTATGGGCAGATTTTTAGGGATTGGGAATTGGCTACCAAGTTGGAGAGGATGCGCTTTGATTATTCGCCTCTGAATTCAAACACAGCCTCCAAAACAATGGGATGGGATCTAGCACGGGAATATCGCTAATGCACCCCTCTGTACTACTACTAATGGTCTATTCCCAATATGGTGTAGGGCTACTGGCAAAAATTTTGGGTTTTCGAGACGCGATTTATCTCCGTCTCTACAAGTGTTTTGGTCTATATCCCCTACTTTCTCACTCAGATATCGCCCATCTTAGTACAAATATACTATAATAGAGAGAGCGTCCACAAAGCCTAGCCAAATGCATAATGGCTCTGTGAAAACCTTCTGGAAGATGGATTCAAGGGTTAGTTCGATGATGAAGCATTATATTCTCAACCTCAATCCGACTGCCAAGCATGAATGGGATCGGTGTATTTTACGTGACCCGTTGACTGCCAAACGCCCAGACATTGCTAAACTAATTGCCGAAGCAGTTGGTGCTGATACAGGTAGTTATTTGGTGAGCGTGAATATCGAAGTTCAAGTTTTGCAGCAAGCCGCAGTACCTCAAGCCGAACAACTCTCGCTTTCATTTCCAGAGGTGAGTGTGCCGTCACAACCACAACTGCGGGAAGCGGCTTGATGCGATGCATGCGATCGCCTAGAATATCTGCATTACTAAGTTCGTAGTCAGGACTTCAGTCCTGAATTTTTAAGCACTGAAGTGCTTAGGGTGGTCAGAACCCCGACTTCTTTAAGAAGTCGGGGTTCTTAGCCCAGCAAAATTAATGCGATAGACCACTAGAATCTGTGGGACAGCAGTTGGGAAATTTGCTGATTAATAATTGCCACATCAAAACGCCCACTAGCCATAGTACGAGCATTATTGGCTATAGTTGCAGTTATTTCTGTCTCTTGAAGACAGGTGATAATTACTTGTGCAAGTTCCTGGGGTTCTCCTGGTGTCACTAGAAAACCATTAAGTCCATGTTCTACCAATTCCGTTGCACCCCCAGCTTTTGCTGCAACTACAGGTTTTCCACATAGCATCGCCTCTACAATCACTCTACCAAAGGGTTCTGGCGAAGTAGAAGTATGTGCCACCAAGTCACAAGCTGTCATTAGCTGGGGAATATCAGAACGAAATCCTAAAAATTTGACGCGGTGTTCTAATCCCAATTGGGCAACTTGTTGGTGTAACTTTTGGACGTAATCTTGTTCACCAAACAGTGCATCACCGACTAAAATTGCTGTCACTTCTGACGGGCATTTAGCAAGAGCATCAATTAAAATATGCTGCCCTTTCCAAGGTGCAAGACGGCTAAAGTGTCCGACTACAAATTTTCCTTGTAATCCTAATTGTTGCTGTAGTTGCTTAATTTCAGACTCATCAGTTTGATAAGTTTTTGGATTAAAGCCGTTATAGACAACCTCAATAATATCTGGGCGTCCTCCTGCTTGCACAAAGGCTATCTTACTAGCTTGGGAATTAGCAATTATTAATGATGCAAAACGATTAGCTAAGTTAACAGCAATGCGAAGATTAGTTTGGCTAAAATGTTCTTTGGAAAGAATATCATGTAAATGATAAACCAGAGGACGACGACTGAAAAAACTTGCTAATGCTCCTACAACTAACGCTTTTTGAGTATTGGCATAGATTAAATCGTATTCACGGGCTTTTTTGACTACCTTAGTAATCAGAGGTGCAAGTTGTCTCAAACTCTTTAATCCTTGTACCAAACTGCTTTCTTTGCGAACTTGGATTACTTGAGTAGCGATAACTTCTACTGGAATATGATTTTGCTGTAGTAAATGTTTAAATGGGCCATCTGCAAATAAACCTACTAAAGCGCGATCGCCATAAGGTTTAGCAATATCTATTAAGCATAATTCGGCACCGCCTGGTTTACCGCTTTGGTCTAGGAAAAAAATTTTCATTTAACCTCTATTTTATCTAGTTTGATCCACGTAGTGTTGCTAATATCTATTACAATCTGGCATCTGGAAAACCTCTCTCTAAATCTCTCTCCTAAAAGGAGAGAGACTTTGAATTTTCCCCTTTCCCGCGTCGGGAAGGGGGTTAGGTTTTTCGTGGATTTTTCCACATAACTTAAAAAGTCAGTTATTACCATCACTTGTTTAAGCTAATAAAATATTGCGTACTTGTTTGGCAATTTGATTCCAGTCGTAGTGTGTAGTTGCGTACTGGCGACAGGCTGATCGTGAAGGGATAGAGATATTTCCCAAAAGTGCTTGCTCTAATTTTTCAGCAATAGCTGAGGCTTCTGTTGAAGTAGTAATTAAATCTGGTGAAAATTCTGATAAAATTTCTGGCATTCCTCCAACTGGGGTACATAAAACAGGAGTACCACAGGCTAGAGACTCAACTATTACTAATCCAAATCCTTCAAAAGATTGACTAGGCATAATAGTCAATTCAGCAGCTTGGTAAGCTATAGGTAATTGCTCATCAGGTAGAAAACCTAAAAATTTAACGTTGTCATCTAGTCCTAATTCTGTAGCCTGTTGTTGTAGTGCGGTTTGAATGTGACCACGACCTGCGATCGCTAGCCAAACATCTGGTATTCTGGGCTTAATTATAGCCAGTGCTTGCAATAATTTGTCAACTCCGGTTCGATGTACTAAGCGGCGGGATGTAAATATTATCCGGCGATTAGTTGGCCAGCCTAGCTTTGTACAAGCCTCCGGGGGTGATAAATTTGGCTGAAACCAGTTAATATCAACTCCACCAGGAATAATATTAATTTTGCTCCACGGTACTTGATATTTATCATGTAGAATTTTACCAAATGCTTTGCTCAAAACTATGAAGCGATCGCAGCGATTATAAGTCTTTTGTTCTATTAGCCAGTGTTTGATCAAAAGACTGAGGTTTTTATTAACAACCTCTTGCTGACTCTCAGAAGCCCAAGGGCCATGAAAGTTAAAAGTAACTGGTACTCCCTTTGGCAAAATATCTAAAATAGGAAAGCTATATAATGCAAAGTGCAAATTAATAGCATCTGGTTTGCTTATTCTTGTTTTCTGAAAATTACTGCGAATTGACCATAATCTTTGCCAAATAGGACTATCAACAGAAGCTAAGTTAGTCAGCTTAATTGGCGAATTTATTTCATCCTCTGGTAAACCGACCCCACATAATTCAACCTGGTCTTTATTTGCTGCTAATTTATGAGTTAGTTCATAAATATACCTTTCTAATCCTCCAGGACTTTTGGGAAACCAGCCTAATCCAAGGGTAAGAATAGATGCCGAACCCAAATCCTCTTTCTTATTTTCCATTAATCTGTATCCTATAATTCTTGAGCATTTTTGAATAACAATATGAAAACTTTACACTTTCGATGCAGAGAGAAAAATTGATATGTTTCTCTACAGTAGTTTTTATCAAAATCTAAATCACAATAACTTCCAAATCCACATTACCAATAATATTTTTTATAGAACACCAATTTATAAACTATTTATATCCCAACGTCAACAAGGAATTAAAGCCTGTATTTTTATTAACTAGAGAATACCGACTACAACATATATGATACCTGGAAGTCAAGGAAGGTCAGAGGTATATAGGGAAAGGAAAAACCACTTAGAATAAATTAATATCAAATAATTTTGTATTAATGTTTACCATTTTTACTTGTAAAGAAGTAAAAAATAATACGAAGAATAAATATTAATGATTAATTCAAAACTTTTAGATGCGATATCCTTACATAATCTATATCTTACCCAGTTAAAAATAGTTATATTTTTGTACGGATTTTATAAATACTGATTGTATATAAATAATTAAAAGCTGAAAAAATATATGATAAATAAATTACTGACGAAGTTAGAAAAACTCCGTCGCAAGCTCAATCAGCACATCAAAAAATTATCTAAACCTAGATATTTACAAAGAAGTAAAACTTTTAATTTTTTACTCAGCCTGACTGTTGGAGTCATTGTTACTACCATTGGTATTACAACAGATTGGGCAACAACCGGAACACCCACGCTTACCTATAAAACATCGTGGATAGGTAATACTATTGGCAGTGGAAATCTGCGGATACAAAACAATATTGAGGGCATGTATGTTACTCCTGATGGCACAGTTTATACCAACAGCCATTGGGATGAAGC encodes:
- the dprA gene encoding DNA-processing protein DprA, which encodes MVEEGAYWLAWAQISGIGPVLLRRLQQHFGTLATAWNATKAQLGEVEGFGLQTLEKVVQQRSRLQPEQLFTKHQQENSHFWTPADADYPRLLLETPSPPPILYYRGEVELQENLGQKPLVGIVGTRQPSEYGIRWTRQISTALAKNGFTVVSGMAEGIDTESHSAAMKAGGRTIAVLGTGVDVIYPHKNRDLYQQILTAGLVVSEYPTKTPPDRTHFPRRNRIIAGLSRAILVMEAPLKSGALITATYANEFGRDVYALPGRLDDYPSQGCLKLLSQGASFILKELDELLTMLGAIPQLDGVEVSTTPEQLSLPTLSPELQRVMDAIASEALPFDFIVQQTSMAAGSVSSALLQLELMGFVSQLPGMRYQKS
- a CDS encoding saccharopine dehydrogenase family protein, with translation MTDSVLILGGRGRIGSSVAQDLATHTQAKITITGRSAEFGRAVSLSSGGQVQFLILDLVEVDKLRDAIANSNLVIHCAGPFHYRDTNVLETCIAQGVNYLDVSDHRSYTSKALSYHEQAAAAGVTAIINTGIFPGISNSMVRQGVEQFDQPEKIHLSYLVSGSGGAGITVMRTTFLGLQYPFEAWIDGKWEIVKPYSEREVVEFPSPYRRSGVYWFDMPETFTLPHAFPSVKTVITKFGSVPDFYNHLTWIAAHIFPKWLMQRRYMIEFLSHVSHSMTDVTNNFSGIGVAVRSEVTGQKNGKTAVYCSTIVHENTAMASGCGTGSIAQLLLEGKLNKPGVFAVEEALPTNLFEEAMQSRGIKINYSWL
- a CDS encoding cation:proton antiporter — translated: MVDIYIIDLFVIGLLLLIVTLASGLIARLPLSFAIIYLLVGIFLGPYSLGLIQLRQDEAFNAELLEKITELVVIISVFSCGLKIVRPLRLKVWDITVRLIVFLMPISIFALAGVGKLFLGMNWGEAILLGAILAPTDPVLASEVQLTNTSDQDELRFGLTSEGGLNDALAFPFVYFGIHALEDDNWSNWFKQWITVDLIWAIAVGIIMGIAVAKPIVWIDEKIQKRLPSDKIMEDFIAISIILLTYSLTEVVNGYGFLAVFVAGLVVQRSYKNPEKPLAQLEFIERLEKLLEVGTILLLGSILLLQPMLNYAVQSLIVIISLFLIIRPLGVWISTIGKSPLESRRRSMHPGTRLLFGWFGIRGVGSLYYLAYAFGHGLKGEAAEKIAWITYTTIVVSVIVHGISATPLMQWYERNLSNQTKTTS
- a CDS encoding glycosyltransferase codes for the protein MKIFFLDQSGKPGGAELCLIDIAKPYGDRALVGLFADGPFKHLLQQNHIPVEVIATQVIQVRKESSLVQGLKSLRQLAPLITKVVKKAREYDLIYANTQKALVVGALASFFSRRPLVYHLHDILSKEHFSQTNLRIAVNLANRFASLIIANSQASKIAFVQAGGRPDIIEVVYNGFNPKTYQTDESEIKQLQQQLGLQGKFVVGHFSRLAPWKGQHILIDALAKCPSEVTAILVGDALFGEQDYVQKLHQQVAQLGLEHRVKFLGFRSDIPQLMTACDLVAHTSTSPEPFGRVIVEAMLCGKPVVAAKAGGATELVEHGLNGFLVTPGEPQELAQVIITCLQETEITATIANNARTMASGRFDVAIINQQISQLLSHRF
- a CDS encoding glycosyltransferase family 4 protein, coding for MENKKEDLGSASILTLGLGWFPKSPGGLERYIYELTHKLAANKDQVELCGVGLPEDEINSPIKLTNLASVDSPIWQRLWSIRSNFQKTRISKPDAINLHFALYSFPILDILPKGVPVTFNFHGPWASESQQEVVNKNLSLLIKHWLIEQKTYNRCDRFIVLSKAFGKILHDKYQVPWSKINIIPGGVDINWFQPNLSPPEACTKLGWPTNRRIIFTSRRLVHRTGVDKLLQALAIIKPRIPDVWLAIAGRGHIQTALQQQATELGLDDNVKFLGFLPDEQLPIAYQAAELTIMPSQSFEGFGLVIVESLACGTPVLCTPVGGMPEILSEFSPDLITTSTEASAIAEKLEQALLGNISIPSRSACRQYATTHYDWNQIAKQVRNILLA